TGTGATGCCTGTGCCCACGGCTGCGTCCATGTCCCCCCTCCTCTACCAGACCGACTCGTACCTGCACCGCTTCGACGCCGCCGTGACTGCGACCGACCCTGACCAGGCGCGCCTGCTCCTCGACCGCACGGCCTTCTATCCCGGCGGCGGCGGCCAACCTCACGACCTGGGCCGGATCGAGACCGGCGGCGCCAGCTGGGAGGTTGTCAGGGTGCAGAAGGAGGGCGATCTCGTCTGGCATTGGCTGGCGGGGGGGGATGGGCAAGGCGCGGGTCTGCCGGGTCTGGGCGAGGCCGTGACCGGCGTCCTCGATTGGGAGCGCCGCTACTTGCTCATGCGCACCCACACCGCCCTCCACATCCTCTGTGGCGTGGTCTGGCGCGACTACGGCGCCCAGGTGACGGGCGGCGCCATGGACCCCGGCCAGGGGCGGATGGATTTCGAGTTCGCCAGCCTGCACAAAGAGCTGGTGGGCGAGATCGAGGCCAAATGCAACGCCGAGATCGCCGCCGCGCGCGCCGTCCATGTCCGCATCTTGCCCCGCGACGAAGCCTTCCAGATCCCCGACCTCATCCGCACCAAGATCAACCTCCTCCCGCCCGGCATCGCCGAGGTCCGCACGGTCGAGATCGCTGGCCTCGACCTGCAAGCCGACGGCGGCACGCACGTGGCCAACTCCAGCGAAGTAGGCCGCATCCGCGTCACCGACTACAAGTCGAAGGGCGCCATCAACAAGCGCATCTATATCGAAATCGTTTATTAGCGTGTTGCGTGTTGCGTGTTGCGTGTTCCGTGAAACGTGAGGCGTGAAGCGTGAGGCGTGAGGCGTGAAACGTGAGGCGTGAAACGTGAGCAAGCGCCGCCGATCCTCCCCCAATACGCACCACGCAACACGCACCACGCACGACGCACCACGCACCACGGACCACGCAACACGCAACACGCAACACGCAACACGCACCACGCACCACGGAACACCCCTCAAAACGGACCACCCCCATGACCACATCCGCCATCCAGTTCTACCACGACCTGCTCGACGACGGCATGGCGCAGGATTCGCAGGCGCAGTTGGACGACCAGTTGCGCAAGCGCAACCTGTTCTTCGGCGACCGACCGCTCAGCAGCGTCCTGCGCCCGCGCTTCCTCAACTTCCAGCAGTTCCGCTTTCTGCAACTGCGCGTGGCCCTGATCCTGAGCGCCTTCGACAAAATCCACCGGGCGGGGCTGGCCAGCGCCGGCTTCCGCAAGCAATTCGGGCTGTTGGACTGGGAAGAAGAACTGGTGCAGATGGACCCCGGCTATCGCAGCCCCACCCCCCTCTCTCGGCTCGATGCCTTCTTCCATCCCGACACCTTCGAGATGAAGTTCACCGAGTACAACGCCGAGACGCCCGCCGCGCCCGCCTACAACGACGTGCTTTCGAGCGTGTTCCACGGCCTGCCGGTGATGGGCGAGTTCATGAAACGCTATCAGGTGCGTCCGCTGCCGGCGCGGGTGGATGTGCTCCACGCCCTGGTCGATTCCTACCAGCAATGGCTGGGCCGCCGCGCCCGCCCGCGCATCGCCATCCTCGACTGGAAGGAAGTGCCCACCTACAGCGAATTCGGCCTGTTCTACAACTACTTCCAGGCGCAAGGGTTGGAGTGCAAGATCTCGGACCCGCGCGAGGTGGAGTATCGGAACGGGCGGCTGTATGACGGCGATTTCGAGATCGATCTGATCTACAAGCGGGTGCTGATCTCGGAACTGGTCGAGTGGGGCGGGCTGGACAATCCGGTGGTGCGGGCCGTGCGCGACCGGGCGGTGTGCATGGTCAATCCCTTCGCCTGCAAAATGCTTTATAAGAAGGCCAGCCTGGCCGTGCTAAGCGACGAGCGCAACAGCCATCTCTTCGACACCGACGAGTACCACGCCATCCAGGACCATGTGCCGTGGACGCGGGTGATGGAAGAACGCCATACGCAGCATGATGGCGAGCGCATCGACCTGATCCCCTTCGTCCACGCCAATCGCCAGCGGCTGGTGCTGAAACCCAACGACGAATACGGCGGCAAGGGCATCGTTTTGGGCTGGGAGGTGGACGATGCGACCTGGGCCGGGGCCGTGCAGACCGCCCTGGCCAGCCCGCACATCGTGCAAGAGCGAATTGCCATCCCCACCGAACCCTACCCCAGCCTGATCGACGGGCGCGTCCACTTCATCGACCGACTGTTCGACACCGCCCCCTTCTGTTTCTACGGCGAATTCATGTCGAGCTGCCTCACCCGACTGTCCACCGTCGCTCTGCTCAACGTGACCGCCGGCGGCGGCTCGTCGGCGCCGACGTTTGTGATC
This Caldilineales bacterium DNA region includes the following protein-coding sequences:
- a CDS encoding alanyl-tRNA editing protein, with product MSPLLYQTDSYLHRFDAAVTATDPDQARLLLDRTAFYPGGGGQPHDLGRIETGGASWEVVRVQKEGDLVWHWLAGGDGQGAGLPGLGEAVTGVLDWERRYLLMRTHTALHILCGVVWRDYGAQVTGGAMDPGQGRMDFEFASLHKELVGEIEAKCNAEIAAARAVHVRILPRDEAFQIPDLIRTKINLLPPGIAEVRTVEIAGLDLQADGGTHVANSSEVGRIRVTDYKSKGAINKRIYIEIVY